The following are from one region of the Silene latifolia isolate original U9 population chromosome 9, ASM4854445v1, whole genome shotgun sequence genome:
- the LOC141601058 gene encoding uncharacterized protein LOC141601058 — translation MDTSWIKLPNDHDRYIDGCLKFLELAKENLMEGKTKCPCKSCKLRCWLTLKEVEEHILFKGFYQRYTNWIWHGNGDVLDHMHEFEVGSSSVGSLVGRDDMKGLLNAAWVTDNHNHPYHNHPAEEIQSSCSDESNDDDNMETDDEYDDDYNQSPRENNIEENEKYKRLLLAAEEELYDGCQTFSKLSFLLHLFHIKCMFHWSNDSFNKLLELILEAFPQIKVFPSTYYEGKKIINDLGLGYEKIHACPSNCMLYWGEFSQKEECHKCHTSRWKKTASQVGNNKDKEKGHLKKGEPAKVMRYFPFIPRLQRIYASPKTAHDMRWHHESRVKDGKLRHPSDGLAWQEFDSRYPQFASDPRNVRLALATDGFNPYRLMNTTYSTWPIVLIPYNLPPWLCMKPSSFLLSCIIPGKTSPGIDIDVYMQPLLHELKLLWEGIDTFDAYEGNVFKLRAALHTTINDFPAYAMLSGWSTMGYDACPRCTHSTNSGRFGGKICYVGHRKWLDEDHHYRFEGNLFDGTIENGTAPKAVTGSDILRQQQSINYIYGQSKRRQKRKKRAREIGVSTNLVSNDHNKDDECNLWNKKSVFFELPYWEFNPLRHNLDVMHIEKNVCDNILGTLLDMDKSRDNENARKDLKKLGIKEHLWLQERLNKDPYMPPASYFMSNEEKERFLKVLQNIRYPDGYGSNISRCVNMKQRKLFNLKSHDNHVLMQDILPVALRASKATGVIELLGDLSYFFKCLCSTTLDHGELDALHSKIILILCRMEMEFLPTFFTIMVHLLIHLVEEAKLGGPVQYRWMYLAHLKSYVSNKAQPEGSIAEGFMLEETITFCSRYLEGVETIFNRSKRNDDEIPDMDKYLYNSGGRVIGKKEKVRVDDKSIKQAHRYILLHCDEMKVVLDEFLYQKRQGCHSSNYNENEWIINEFGEWLQIQVQNLDASTKEGQLRKTLAGGLSNYGTKMTGFLINGYKFQTVDHIYRGIKTNEDKSSVCVNFSKLMHTGRNLSDDPFVFSSQAKQVFFVEDEMQKGWLHVIRNKPRDLFDTGEI, via the exons ATGGATACTAGTTGGATAAAATTGCCAAACGATCATGATAGATACATAGATGGGTGTTTGAAATTTCTTGAGTTAGCTAAAGAAAATCTCATGGAAGGAAAGACTAAGTGTCCCTGTAAAAGCTGTAAACTACGTTGTTGGTTGACATTAAAGGAAGTAGAGGAACATATTTTATTTAAAGGTTTTTATCAAAGATATACAAATTGGATATGGCATGGTAATGGGGATGTTCTTGATCATATGCACGAGTTTGAGGTGGGGAGCAGTAGCGTAGGGTCTCTTGTGGGTCGTGATGATATGAAAGGTTTATTAAATGCAGCCTGGGTTACTGATAATCATAATCATCCTTATCATAATCATCCTGCTGAAGAAATTCAGTCTAGTTGTAGTGATGAGtctaatgatgatgataatatggAAACTGATGATGAGTATGATGATGACTACAATCAAAGCCCAAGAGAAAACAACATTGAGGAAAATGAAAAATATAAAAGATTGTTATTAGCCGCAGAAGAAGAACTTTATGATGGTTGTCAAACTTTCTCAAAATTGTCATTTCTATTGCATTTGTTTCACATCAAATGTATGTTTCATTGGTCTAATGATTCATTCAATAAACTACTTGAACTAATATTGGAAGCATTTCCACAAATTAAAGTGTTCCCATCAACTTATTACGAGGGAAAGAAGATTATCAATGATTTGGGTCTTGGATATGAAAAGATTCATGCTTGTCCATCTAATTGCATGTTGTATTGGGGGGAATTCTCACAAAAAGAAGAGTGTCATAAATGCCACACTTCAAGATGGAAAAAAACCGCAAGTCAAGTAGGCAATAACAAAGATAAAGAAAAAGGGCACCTAAAGAAAGGAGAACCCGCCAAGGTAATGAGATATTTTCCTTTCATTCCTAGACTACAGAGGATATACGCGTCGCCTAAAACAGCACATGACATGAGGTGGCACCATGAAAGTCGTGTGAAAGATGGAAAACTTAGGCACCCTTCTGATGGGCTAGCTTGGCAAGAATTTGACTCTCGTTATCCTCAATTTGCATCCGATCCTCGAAATGTTAGGTTAGCTTTGGCAACTGATGGTTTTAATCCTTATCGTTTGATGAATACCACATATAGTACTTGGCCAATTGTTTTGATACCCTACAACTTACCACCATGGCTATGCATGAAACCCTCATCATTTTTACTGTCTTGTATCATTCCTGGTAAAACTAGTCCTGGCATTGATATTGATGTGTACATGCAACCCTTACTTCATGAGTTGAAATTGTTATGGGAAGGAATTGATACATTTGATGCTTACGAGGGAAATGTTTTTAAATTAAGAGCGGCATTGCATACTACTATTAATGACTTTCCAGCATATGCTATGTTATCTGGATGGAGTACTATGGGTTATGATGCTTGTCCTCGATGCACTCATTCAACAAATTCGGGTAGGTTTGGGGGCAAAATTTGTTATGTTGGTCATAGAAAGTGGTTGGATGAGGATCATCATTATCGTTTTGAAGGCAATTTGTTTGATGGAACCATTGAGAATGGTACTGCTCCTAAAGCAGTAACTGGGTCTGATATTCTTAGGCAGCAACAAAGTATAAATTATATTTATGGTCAGTCAAAAAGGCGTCAAAAACGAAAAAAGAGGGCTCGAGAGATTGGTGTGTCAACTAATCTTGTTAGCAATGACCATAACAAGGATGATGAATGTAATTTGTGGAATAAGAAGAGTGTTTTTTTTGAATTGCCATACTGGGAGTTCAATCCACTACGGCACAATCtagatgttatgcacattgaaaaAAATGTGTGCGACAATATCTTAGGAACACTTTTGGATATGGATAAAAGTAGAGATAATGAGAATGCTAGGAAAGATCTCAAGAAGTTGGGCATAAAGGAACACTTATGGCTGCAAGAACGACTAAATAAGGACCCGTACATGCCTCCAGCTTCGTACTTCATGTCTAACGAGGAAAAAGAGAGATTTTTGAAAGTCTTACAGAATATTAGATATCCCGATGGATATGGCTCTAATATCTCTAGATGTGTGAATATGAAACAACGAAAGCTTTTTAATCTTAAGAGTCATGACAATCATGTCTTGATGCAAGATATCCTTCCTGTAGCACTTAGAGCTTCCAAGGCCACTGGAGTCATTGAGTTACTCGGGGACTTATCTTATTTTTTCAAATGTTTGTGCTCAACAACTCTTGATCACGGTGAGTTGGATGCTcttcattcaaaaatcatacTTATTCTTTGTCGGATGGAAATGGAGTTTCTTCCGACTTTCTTTACAATTATGGTTCACCTACTAATTCACTTAGTAGAGGAGGCCAAGCTTGGAGGGCCAGTTCAATATAGATGGAT GtatttagctcacttaaaatcaTATGTGAGCAATAAAGCTCAACCCGAGGGATCAATTGCTGAAGGGTTCATGTTAGAGGAGACCATCACATTTTGTTCGAGGTATCTTGAAGGTGTTGAAACCATATTTAATAGATCAAAAAGAAATGATGATGAAATTCCAGACATGGACAAGTACTTGTACAACTCCGGTGGTCGAGTGATTGGGAAGAAGGAAAAAGTACGAGTAGATGATAAGAGTATAAAACAGGCCCATCGTTATATTTTACTTCATTGTGATGAGATGAAAGTTGTTCTTGA TGAATTCCTATACCAAAAGCGGCAAGGGTGTCACTCTAGTAACTACAATGAAAATGAGTGGATCATCAATGAATTTGGAGAGTGGCTTCAAATTCAG GTGCAAAATTTAGATGCAAGCACTAAAGAAGGCCAACTACGGAAAACCTTAGCTGGTGGCTTAAGTAATTATGGTACAAAAATGACTGGTTTTCTAATCAATGGGTATAAATTTCAGACGGTTGATC ACATATATAGAGGGATAAAGACTAATGAAGACAAGAGTAGTGTTTGTGTGAACTTTTCCAAGTTGATGCACACTGGTAGAAATTTGTCTGATGATCCTTTTGTCTTCTCATCTCAAGCAAAACAAGTATTTTTCGTTGAAGATGAGATGCAAAAAGGATGGTTACACGTGATTAGGAATAAGCCGAGAGACTTGTTTGATACTGGCGAGATTTAA